DNA sequence from the Candida dubliniensis CD36 chromosome 5, complete sequence genome:
GAATGATTTCAATAGTTCCTTGATTAGTAGTGATTTctattgattgttgttgtaattgtttcaaattttctGATTCATCttctaatgattttattaaaaatccTCCATATGGTGCAACTTCTGGTTCAGTCATCATAAGTGAATGTGTGAATAAGtttgttttcaatcttttggtggtttgttggagttttttgttttttttttttttcatcaataatttcattctctattttgttttgttgattaGTTTTTGTCTCCTCAGCACAAACCACATCACAACACAACAGAATGAGAATTTGGACATCCTCTTATAAAGGGAGAAAAGGTATATACAATCACACTTAAGGGAAAAGATTAAAAGACAATTATCTAGTTTTAGCCTTTAttttactactactactacttctaATTCTTTTGAGGTTTATGTCTTTTGTACAAAAACTTATAAGCTACAGATGgcagaagaaaaagaagaagacgaaCTAACTTGTAAGTTGATCAACTACAAAACATACAAGAATCTTCCATTTTATATAGTTGTTGCAAACAATATGTGAacatttttgtttcaataataatacaaaataatcattatataattttgaCATAGGAGGGAAGGGGGGGGAAGGGTGGAAGTAAAAAACTATTAGTATAACATATATTGTAAGGATATGTAATAACTCATCCTCAAATAACCTATATTAAGTACAACTTTCTCTCGaccccccccctccccccccctccccaGTGTTGCATATTCTCGGgactttgttgttgaaaatgaaatttattCCTTATCAATCTcaatatcttcattatttgtaactttttcatcttccacattttcttcttcatttatatttccattattattattattatcatcattttctaTTGGCTTTGAATctgtttgttgattttgttgttctatttctttatatTCACGAATAAATAATACATTATTACatctaataaaaatttctccaatcaattcttctttagtTGTATTTATATCATCGGATATTATTTCATAAGTTTGATCTAATTGTAGATTCatataattatcaattgatattaatata
Encoded proteins:
- a CDS encoding small nuclear ribonucleoprotein, putative (Similar to S. cerevisiae SMX3;~spliced gene) encodes the protein MSNFQPINPTPFLKSLIGKSIIVRLKWNKTQYKGILISIDNYMNLQLDQTYEIISDDINTTKEELIGEIFIRCNNVLFIREYKEIEQQNQQTDSKPIENDDNNNNNGNINEEENVEDEKVTNNEDIEIDKE